A region of the Pseudomonas silesiensis genome:
CCTCGATTGGCAACAACAACACATCTGTGGAGAGCTGAACGCCAAGAACGGATACGGTGGGTATATCGGGTATGAAATGTTTCGAGCTGACCTAAAAGGGACCGGTGGCAGTACGGTAGTAACCAATGTTCGAACTAAAACAGAGATGCTTGAGCGATTCGAAGCAGACAGTGCGGCAGGACGACTCACAGCCTCCGATGCCGAGACAGCTCGAATAATTGCCATAGAGCTTCTGTGTATGGATGATGAGCTAATCAAGGGATCAACCAAGACATCTATTAAAATCCCTGATCCAAGTTGACAAAACCCGCTTTCCACAGAACCGCATTTCGTAGCACGGCGAATGGCTGCTGATTACGATGGAACGTGAGGTGGTTGCCGACGTACCATCGTCACTCGCACCACCATGCTAAGGATGCAGCCAAGCGCCCTCAGCCTGGACACGCCCCATCAACATATAAAAGCAAGCACAGGTGTCTACATGACCAATGATGGAAGACAGGTGATGATTCGTCTAAACGACGAGGAAAACAAATTGCTGGAAGATGCAGCTGAGATCGTAGGCAAAACAAAAACCGCTCTAGCTCGCGAAAGCGTTCAATCTGCAATCCGTGAATTTAACGAGACTGGTAAGGTGCCGGAGTGGTTGGAACGCCGGCTCGCCCCGTAATCAAGGAAGGTTGAGCCGCCGCTCTGGCAGACTCTGCACAGGGTGGGGCTCTTTCCACAGAATCCCCTTTTCGCCGCCGAAAAAGGGGTGCAACTCTTCGGACGATCCAGACTCGGGCCAGGAAAATAATGATGGACTTGTCCCTGGAAACCTCTCGGTTCTATTCCATGGGCTGAGTGCGATGAACCGGGCCTCACTGTGAAAGCTCGAAAGGGCACCAAAAATAAGTTGAGCGCCCTTCGCGATCAGTCTATGAGGCTGTTACAGACGACCAGTTCACCCAGGTATACATCCACCAAAGACAACGAAGCCCGCTCTGTGGCGGGCATTCAACGAGGCTTGCTCGACGTCAAATCACAAACTCATGGTATGTGGCGTCAACTTGATCTTGAGTGATACCGATGTACGCCATGGTGATAGCTGGGCTGCTGTGGTTCAACACCCTGCAAATCATTTCGATGGACACGCCACTGCTGTGCATCAGCCAGCCCCGAGTCTTTCGCATTGAGTGTGTGCCAAGGCTGATACCCAGCTCATCACCAACAGCCTTGAATGCTGTAGCCACGGCAATACGGCTAACAGGTTTGTCCTTCGCCCGGTTGCTCTGTACTTCAAACAGGTAGGTGTGATGAGGGTTAGCATCCCTACGCTTCTTGACGATGGCGACAGCCTTTGTGTTCAGGGTGATGTTCCGCACCTTGCCCGTCTTCGACTCCTTGATCATGACACGACCCTGCAAAGCCTCTTCGTAGGTGATCGTCAGCAGGTCGGAGATGCGGAGTGCCACTTGCAGACCGAACATCCACAGGTCGGCATATAGAGGATTGCCACGGGCATTCAATGTCAGCTTGTGGGCGACCTGGTCAACTTCTGCTGATGTCTTCACCGCTTCGACTAACTGCATGACAACCCCCGGTGTTTACTGGCTTGGCTAATTAACAAAATGTTCTCCTGGGGTGGAGATTACCCGAAAGCAGTAGGAAGTCAACAGTCATGCGGGTTGGCTAATTTACACAATCCTATTGTGTTAAGTAGGAAGTCGTCCCTCTCAGGACTGGCGTAGTCGATTGATGGCGTTCGTGATGGCCTGGGCGTTGGTGTCCAGCACCTGAAGCGAGCCCACTACGTTTTCCGCCACATGAGGCCCTCCCTGGCGAGTCGCCCAGTTGGCAAGCTCTTCCAAGGCAGCAGCGATCCCATGCTGGTTGTGCAGCAAGAGAGTCAGCACGTCGGCTGTAGCGATGTTGGCGTCTGGGTTGTTGGGCATGTCATTCGTCCTTGATGGTGGGAACGGCCATCCTAGCCCATTCCTGGGTACATGCCGACATCCGGTAGTTGACACTGATCGAGAACAGGTCATTCCTTGCAGCAATTCGACGATTACCGACGAAATATTCCATTCCCGTGCAAAATACTCAACTTCAGCACTACTAACGCACCTTGCTCCGCAACTATTCACCATGGCCTATATGGAATGCGGCTTCCAGGGACGGCACCCAGGATGGCCCCGGTTGAACGTGTGATGGTTGTTGAGGTTTCCCTGGGTTAATCGAGGTTGATTGAGGGTATTCTTCACGCCCCCTCAGAGAACGGATTCCATCGTGACCTACAAACTAATCGATATCGGCAAATTGCCAGACGAACCATTCAACTATCGTTTAATGCTCCCGCTTCCAGCCAGCACACCATTTGGGAACTTCCAGCTCAAGTGGATGGACATGATGTCCAGACTCAATGAAGTAAACCGCCAAATCATCATCAGTCATGAAACATGGGAAGCCACCATCCAGGGAGACATCGAGGACAGCATGAAAGATGTGTTCAACACGCACCGATTCTCAACCGAATACGCAGTGACTGGAATGCGAAGGGTTGCGGATGAACTTGTGGGCTTAGTCTGGTGCCTGGAGCGATTAGAAGTCACTGGCGAATACCCCAAGAAAATCAAGATGGACAGTATCGGCGAAGTAAAAGAGTCGTATAACGGGCCAAACGGCCTCATCAAGAGTCACCACGGGCTCATCAAGTTATTGAACGACCTCTCCAACACATTCAAGCACTCCTTCATTCAATCTGATCTGGCACGAGTGGGACAAGATGAGCCATTAGTGTTGGCACTGAACCTCAAGGGTGCAGACCACAGGAATGAGCCAACATTCTACACAGTGAGGATGTCAGAACTAGTTCACCACTACACTCAGTTCTTCCATGATTGTCGTGAATGGCTTGACCAACACTGTAAGACCCGAAACCAGCAACACCAATGACATGACCCTTCCAGGGCTTTCGCCCTGAGAAGGTATAACGCGCCAGGGCAACTATCAGGTAACACGAATGAAACAGGTGTAAAGGAAATGGACGTTTTTGGGGAATCACTGGGGTAAATATTTTCATCCATTCGACGAACTGCCCTATCTTTGACACGTCAATGGTCTAGCCTCAAAGCCATTGCCTGTCTTAGGACACTACTTGAGGAGCTGAATATCGACATGAAACCTTACCAGATTGTCATATTCCTCTTAGTTGTCTGTGTAGCGTGGTTTGCGTTAGTAATGGGGGTAACGGTGATCTCCACATCGAGACCTTCACGTCTACCTGTAATGCCCGCTGCTAGCGAAGAGTCGGGCAGTCATGATGACCACCGGAAACATGCCCCATGAACCTTCCGAAGTTCATCATGCTGTTGATCACGATTGCCATCGTTTGGTTACTGTTGGTCTATGGTGTCACCAAGTGGTATGAGCCGGATGAAGAGACACCGCCTACCAGTGAACGTGAAGTGTTCAAGCACACTGAGTGAATCGCCCATGGAACTACGCTCCTACACACACTCAACAAACATTAACACAATCCAGCTTCGCTGCTGGCTCTTGATCTTCTTTACAGTGCAAGACCGAATACGTGAGTATTCATGTGACCACCTATCAGCGTAGCGGAAGACTGTACACTTCAAGCGAGAGCGCAAAGACTCACATGCTGGTGATACGAATGTATCAATGTTCCAGCCACTACTTCAGGCTATCGCCTCTTCACCAGGTATACAGTCGTGAAGTGCCCTTCACTGAATCACACTTGAAAGCTGACGCTTACCGTGCAATTCCTTCGACGAAGGTCGTCAAAGTAACTCCTTTTAATAATAGGACTTTCTTGACCCCCTTGTACTTCGGGGCCTGCAGACGAATTCTCGCGTAACTTTTTTAAAATACCTACGGAAGAACTACGCGACCATGGCGAGACATTCGTCCGCATTGCCTGGGTGAAATACCCCAGTGTGCAGGCAGCCAACCGGGCGATACCACTCTTCAATGTATTTTCTGCGGCGGTAGTCATCACCTCTGAAGACCATGCGGGGATTGACGACCAACTTGATCTCCCCCGTACGAATATTGCTATTCCGTGAGGTGCTGACCCTGAGCATATTGGCGTCTATCAACACCCGTAGCTTCTTCATCAGATTCGATTCAACAGTGCATAGTGATACTGCCAAGTCCGCCTGGATCATGATGATAACGTTGCGGTAGAGAACAAGCCCATGCAGCTTCTCAAGTAAGCGTTGCTGGGGCAATGTGATACGACAGTCAATACCAGTACGACGCCACTTTCCAAAAGCATGGTCGACTTCATCACGCAACGTATGCAGCTCGTGAGCCGGTAGCTTGCGTCGATCTACGAAGCCCAGGTGATACTGGAAATCATCGACGCTTCGGCACTTGCCGAGTTCAAGCATATAATCGTAGCGGCCACTCCACGGAGACAACTTTCCATCATGGCCATGGATTTCACCAGTGTGTTTGTCGAGGATCAGTCCATCGACACTGATAAGGGCGTCAGTCTTCGTGCTATTTGCGGCTGTGTTCATGTGTAGCTCCTGGCAGGATAGCGGGATTGGATGAATGGATATTGTTGTCTCGGTTGTATTCGTTGCGGCACTCACTAGAACAGAACGGATTTACTCGCTTCTTGTAAGTAACGTGACCACAATTCCTGCACGTACATAGTTTGAGAATCATGCTGTAAGCTCCTGTGCGGCTACTGAGGCGTCTTTATTGAATGAGATGATGTAGCAGGTGACTCCATACTTACTTTCAACTGCGTGACGCCATACACGCCTTCCTGTTGACTTGGCTAACTCCTATGCCGCATGCATAGCTTCGCTTGCTGTCGTGTAGAATTGACTCATGATTACTCCTTGTTGTGTGGTGACGCTCTCTATGCGAGAGCTGCGACGGTAAACACTGCATCCAGGGGAAGTGTTGTTACACCAGCCCCAAATGCGTTCTGACGGACGATATAATCAACGCTGGTAGCCGTGACACTCAGGAAGTTGTAGTGGAATGTGTGGTCAGCAGAGATGCCTTCTAAGAGACCCAGGAGCTTCGGTGGAGCTGTTAGCAGTTGGTCGCTATAGTCGATAGTGCCTCTGGCGTAGCTCGGCCCGTACGGCTGCTCTGGAGCGCCTGCGACTGAGACAGTGATTCGGAATAGAATCGGGATACTGTCTGCATGTGTCAGTGCGTGGAAGTATCCAAGCTCTGCCGCTCCCCTTGTTCCAAACTGCGATAGTGCTGTGGTGAGGTCGTCAATACTGACGTCTGTTACTATTTCAAATGACATGTGTAATTCCTTGTGTGTGTGGGGTTATTTGGTTTGTTTGTGAACAGCTCGCTCAACTGTTCTATCGACATACGACTTCATCGATTCACGCTCATCGGCAAACTGCTGCTGTACTTCGTTGCGGTGATGTAGCACCAGTTCAGCCGCTGCCATCCTGGCATTGCTCTCTGCCACTGCGGCAAAGAACCTGGCTTCGTGATTAGATCGTTCGTAGATATATGCAAATAGGCCAACTGTGGCGAGGATTTCAAGTGTGCAGGCGATTACCACCGCCTGGATAACGGAATTCATATAACTCCTTGGTTAATCCTGGAAAGTCTGCCCTAGTGATCACCAATCCTTAGTCTATGCTGAAATATTCACTCAACTGCTGCATCTCTACCGCTAAAGCGGCCGAATGGAATTATATGGTTGAGTGGATTGCGAAGCGGACCTTCAAACCTGTACGATTGGGCTCAGGTAGCTTCTTGATAAGGAAACAGGATGAACGCTAGGATTGCACTTGCTGTTACTGCGTTGGCCAGCCTTGTGGGCTGTGTTGCCACACCCAAGCCGGAACTTGCGGAAGAGGGGTACAAGATATTTGCGGCATGGTTTGTTGGCGGGGACCGGTGTGTACTTAAAGGCAGTATCCAACCGGAACTAGTGGCCTTTGGTAAAATGGGGCTGAATCAACAGTTAAGTACGTTCTCGTACAGTCCTGAGCGGTTGAACACTGCAATCAGTAGAACTGATGCAGAGACGCCAAGTTCAGAGCCTACACAGGAAGCCTGTAATGCAATGGCATTGCGAATTGCTGAGTTAAAACAACAACAGGAAGCAAACGCTGCTAACTTCGCCATGCAACAGCAGTCAATTAATCAATCACTGGAAGTGCTACGCAGTAACACACCTACGATGACGTCCTGCAACCGCTACGGTACACAAGTCATCTGCAATACTTATTGATGGGTGCAACGGCTATAGTTATTCACTGTAGCCGTGCTCCTTGTGGTTGTGCATCTTTTGTAGGACAGCTTCAGCCCAGTTCATTTCATCATCGACGGCTTCACTCCTTACTGCTCGTTGAAGTGCGGGACGCTCCGAAACTTCTGCCAAACTGCACGTAATCGGCCAGCTCAACATTCACTGTTTGCTCAAAGACTTTCGACCCTGTACCTGCGTATCGAACCTGGAATTCTTGAAACGCTCCTTCATAACCAGCCAAGAACCTTTCAACAACTTCAGTGACAACACGACTGCCTGACACCATCAGAACTAGCCCCTGGGTCGTTTTAAACCAGGCAATCATGTGTTGATGCATACCGACGTAATCTTGAATTCTCATTTTCAAGGCTTTGCACAGTGGCTTAACTGGAATCTTGTCGCCTACCAGGGTTGCAACTGTCCTGTGTGTCCCGTGTTGCGATAGCGTGTTGATGTAATCTTGTAGACTCATTGTGTTTGTCCTCCTGGCATGTCGGTTACGTTGTATTCACTAAACTTCTGTAGAACTTGACTCTCGACGATACTGTCAGCAAATGCATGGCGACCTTTTGCATCGAGCCCATACGAACACAACACTTCACTTCGTACTTGCAACCACAGCTCTTCCAGGGTGATTGATGTCTTCTGCACTTCTATTGGGTGACTCTCCTGCACTTCCACCAACGGGCTACTGGCGTACTTGGCTTTCAAGATTTCGTAGGTGAGGTCAGTCATTAGTTTGCTCCCAACTGTGCACGTACAGCTTTCCGGGCAACACCAAGGGCTTGCTCGACTTCTTTACGAACACGATCAGCCTCAGCCTCTGCGTCTTTAGCAGCCTGCTCTTCTTTCAAACGTGCTGCGTTGGCAAGCAACAACTGCACTTCACGCTCTACGATAGCGTTGTTCTCGGCTTCAATCTCAGCGTTGTAGTCCTGGGCAACTCTCTGGTAAATCTTCTCCAGGTTGGCGTCCAACTCTGCTTGAGGACGGTAGAAGTAGATGTACATCGACTGGCCCTGGAACGGGACGATTTCCAGTTCGTGCAGAGTAAACCCTTCTGCTAGTTTCTCCTTGTACACTTTCAGAATCTCGGTTGGGTAGACAACCAAGACGGGAACGTATGCACCATCTACATGCCCGGCGATTGCACGCCCTGTCTTTGGATCAGTAAAGGCGAAGGCGTCATGTCCATGTTGGGTGGAATAGAACTTCTCACGTGCAGCTTCTTTCAATGCTTCCAGCTCGGCCTTGCTGGCTTTACGTAGAACGGTGGTTTGTGTTGTTGCGGTCATTATGTGTTTCCTCTTAGATGTATACTTGCCCGGACTTTCGGGCGTAGGTGTTCGCTGATCGAACTTGATCAGTCGTTACGATTGGTTGTTGGTGTTGCGAAGGGTGTTACCTGGCGGGATTGGGCCAATGTAGCTTAACGGCAAATAGTGGCACCTGGAGCTCTTCGCTGATCATCTCAGGCGTCATATGATGCATGTGGCGGGCGATGTACGATTTAAGATATTCAAGCGTGTCGCGTTTCTTTTGTTCATCCTTGAGCATCTGGTTGTTCCTCCCTAGCCCTGCTCAAGTAACTGTGAATGAATGCGGCATCGGCGGAATTATACGTGTGGAACGTATAGCCATGATGCTCAGGACGGCGATCAGACGCTGTGGCATCTAGAAGCTTCTGTTGTAGTTCCCTGATCGTCTCACTCTGTGCCATCACTATCGAGTTCAATACTTTACAGCTTCGATGTGAAGCTCCATCAGTCTGTCAACTTGGCTTGTCTCGTGTTGCTGTTGTACATCAGTCATTTTGTTTTTCCTCTGGTCCTGGTGGGCTGATCGTATCGAGGTTGATAAGTTTGCGTTTCTTCAACCGGTGGAATTCTTTGTTGCATGTCTGCGAACAGTACACTGCTCGCTGGGTCTTGCTCGGGAACGGCCTGTTGCAGTGATTACACAGGCGTACGACTACGGCCATAAGTTCTCCTATGGAATATGAGTGGTTGGGTATGTGGGGTGGAACGGAACTGCGAATGTAAAAAACGGGCAGGAAGATGATGGTCTTCTACCCGTCTCAAGTACATCGATGTGTGTTGCGAATTTGTTGCTGCCTGGGTCGAAAGCATTAACCCTAACGTTGGCGGCGGGAACGTTCGACGGGGATCAGTCCGTCTACCGAGTGTGTAGCCTGTGATGCCCGGTGGATCACGGGAGACCCTGTAGAGGGCGGCTGTTCGGCCTGGATGGAAACGCCAGCACCGAACGAAGAGACGAGAAATTTCCCTTATCTATTTGTTAAATTGTACCATGACATATGCATCCTGTCAACACATTCCACACCAAAGCGCAACTCTTTTTTCGCTATAAAAAGATCAACCTTCCTCTCCTATCGCCTACAACCCAGTATAACCAACGGCTACAGGGCACTCATCGCTGACTACCGTTCGTCTGATCGTACGCAAAGGGCTGCCTATGGCTGAGTGACGCTATCGGACTAGCGGCAGGTGTCTTGGGGGGTGGGTTTGAATCGAGTGCGCAGCGAGGGGATTGTAGGCGAGTGCTCAGCCTGGAGCGGATGATCCAGGGACTCTGGGGACGAGTAGTACAATTGAGTAGTACAACTGAAAAAGAAAAACCCCCGCAAACCATTGATTTGCGGGGGTTTTCAGAATGTGGCGGTGAAGGAGAGATTCGAACTCTCGATACAATTTCTTGTATACACACTTTCCAGGCGTGCTCCTTAAGCCACTCGGACACTTCACCGTATCTCTTCAAACAAGTTCTGTCTGTCGAGGCGCGCTAATGTAGTCGAAAGCTTTTCCGATGGCAAACTTTTTTTGCAGAATTTTCATGCGGTTAGCAATTTAGTCGTGGCGACGGGATTCGAGCCATGGCAAATCTGCCAATCTCCGGCTTGCCGTCCCCTTCCTTATAGAGGGCAGTACCCTGCCAGCATGGCGGGCTACGCGCGTCGGACGGGGAAAGGGTGACTGGCGGGTCAGTCATAGCGCTTTACCTGGCCTATGGCGGTGGGTAACGTCTGGCCTACTTTATTGAAAGGAATAGCGTCATGAGTGAGTTGATTTCCTACCATCTCGAAGACGGTATCGCGACCCTGACCTTGAGCAATGGCAAGGTCAATGCGATTTCGCCAGACGTGATTGCTGCATTTAATGCTGCGCTGGATCAGGCGGTGACTGATCGCGCGGTGGTGATCATTACCGGTACGCCCGGGATTCTGTCCGGCGGTTACGACTTGAAGGTGATGACGTCCGGTCCTGAAGCAGCCGTGGCGCTGGTGACGGCCGGTTCGACCCTGGCCCGTCGTCTGTTGTCGCACCCGTTCCCGGTGATCGTGGCGTGCCCTGGGCATGCCGTGGCCAAGGGGGCGTTTCTGTTGTTGTCGGCGGACTATCGCATTGGTGTCGACGGCCCGTTCAGCATTGGTCTGAACGAGGTGCAGATCGGCATGACCATGCACCACGCCGGCATCGAGATCGCCCGTGATCGTCTGCGCAAATCGGCGTTTCATCGTTCAGTGATCAATGGCGAGATGTTCAATCCGCAGAGCGCGGTGGATGCCGGTTTCCTTGATCTGGTGGTGTCGGTCGAAGAGTTGCAAGGTGCGGCGCTGGCAGCGGCGCGTCAGTTGAAGAAGATCAATATGACGGCGCACAAGAACACCAAGCTCAAAGTGCGCAAGGCGCTGTTGGAGACGCTGGATAACGCGATCATCCTGGATCAGGAGCATTTGGGTTGAGTCCAATGCTGCACTATTGAATGGCCTGACTATCGTGGCGTGATGCTGTTTATGGTGATGGCGATTTTTGTGGTTGGGTTGGGTTGGGGTACATATCCGTTTCTGCGGTAACGGCTACTTAGGGTTCCGCCCTTACGGCGGGTCACTTTGAAAAGCGCAAAGTAACCAAACGCTTTTGCCCCGCCATTCGGTGCCTCGCCTAGGCTCGGCATGCCCTCACTCCGGCATTGCTCCGGGGGCCCGCCGCCATCGGCCATCCATGGCCGGGGGCGGCTACCGCGGCATCCCTGCCGCGGTGCCCCCTGCGCAACGCCTGCGTTCGGCCTCTGGGAAAGGGGCGGCAGATCTGAAGCCAAAGCAACAGCAACAGCAACAGCAACAGCAACAGCAACAGCAACAGCAACAGCAACAGCAACAGCAACAGCAAAGGCAACTTCAGCGAACTCGGTGC
Encoded here:
- a CDS encoding crotonase/enoyl-CoA hydratase family protein translates to MSELISYHLEDGIATLTLSNGKVNAISPDVIAAFNAALDQAVTDRAVVIITGTPGILSGGYDLKVMTSGPEAAVALVTAGSTLARRLLSHPFPVIVACPGHAVAKGAFLLLSADYRIGVDGPFSIGLNEVQIGMTMHHAGIEIARDRLRKSAFHRSVINGEMFNPQSAVDAGFLDLVVSVEELQGAALAAARQLKKINMTAHKNTKLKVRKALLETLDNAIILDQEHLG
- a CDS encoding tyrosine-type recombinase/integrase — translated: MQLVEAVKTSAEVDQVAHKLTLNARGNPLYADLWMFGLQVALRISDLLTITYEEALQGRVMIKESKTGKVRNITLNTKAVAIVKKRRDANPHHTYLFEVQSNRAKDKPVSRIAVATAFKAVGDELGISLGTHSMRKTRGWLMHSSGVSIEMICRVLNHSSPAITMAYIGITQDQVDATYHEFVI